From the genome of Rhizobium sp. NXC24, one region includes:
- a CDS encoding GNAT family N-acetyltransferase, with protein MKQEKIIVIRPSRETDVDAMLAIYRRHIRRGIEVGVDDSDTPQPDDLRERRKNLKDRRFPHVVALEGEKVVGYAYVVLFRKRPAYRYTVKHSIYVHHDHVGQGVGSLLMRGLIDACAAAGFRQMIGYIDADNAASLALHERFGFARVGLLPAVAYRYGRWADTVMVQRSLAAGSTTPPPPPPLSTR; from the coding sequence ATGAAGCAGGAGAAAATAATCGTCATTCGCCCATCCCGGGAGACCGACGTCGATGCCATGTTGGCGATCTATCGCCGCCATATTCGCCGCGGCATCGAGGTTGGGGTGGACGATAGCGATACACCGCAACCGGACGATCTGCGGGAACGGCGCAAGAATTTGAAAGACCGCCGCTTCCCGCACGTCGTTGCGCTCGAGGGCGAGAAGGTCGTCGGCTATGCCTACGTGGTGCTGTTCCGCAAACGCCCGGCCTATCGTTACACCGTCAAGCATTCGATCTATGTGCATCACGACCATGTCGGGCAGGGTGTCGGGAGCCTGCTCATGCGCGGGTTGATCGACGCCTGCGCTGCGGCCGGCTTCCGGCAGATGATCGGCTATATCGACGCCGATAACGCCGCCTCGCTCGCCCTGCATGAACGGTTCGGCTTTGCTCGCGTCGGCCTTTTGCCGGCGGTCGCCTATCGTTACGGCCGATGGGCCGATACCGTGATGGTTCAGCGCTCACTCGCCGCCGGCTCAACCACCCCACCACCACCGCCTCCGCTCTCCACTCGCTGA
- a CDS encoding OmpA family protein has translation MLPRSFKTFAVLVAIGVLPASFAFAQQVSQQRIISGLGKLKANAPAIDIELLRQEAGAGKEMSALPNWSKIAKLPQMVVEINFENDSVAIQPKSYRTLGMIADALHHPNLWAYKFLVIGHASSTGDEKHNLDLSQQRAVAIKEALATTFAVDPQRLYAVGVGEAFPIEGSNTEASNNRRVQLVNLGVFTRSQ, from the coding sequence ATGTTACCGCGTTCCTTTAAGACATTCGCAGTTCTCGTTGCCATCGGCGTCCTGCCGGCAAGCTTCGCCTTCGCCCAGCAGGTGTCCCAACAACGGATCATTTCGGGCCTGGGTAAACTCAAGGCGAACGCCCCGGCCATCGACATCGAACTGTTGCGCCAGGAGGCCGGCGCGGGCAAGGAGATGTCGGCACTGCCCAACTGGAGCAAGATTGCCAAGCTTCCGCAGATGGTCGTCGAGATCAATTTCGAGAATGACTCGGTCGCCATCCAGCCGAAATCCTACCGGACACTCGGTATGATCGCGGATGCGCTGCACCATCCGAACCTTTGGGCCTACAAGTTCCTCGTGATTGGTCATGCGAGCTCGACCGGGGACGAAAAGCACAATCTCGATCTCAGTCAGCAACGCGCCGTCGCGATAAAGGAAGCATTGGCAACCACATTCGCCGTCGACCCTCAACGACTTTACGCCGTCGGCGTCGGCGAGGCTTTCCCGATCGAAGGATCCAACACCGAGGCTTCCAACAACAGACGCGTGCAACTCGTCAATCTCGGGGTGTTCACTCGCAGTCAATGA